The window CTGTTTTTGTTAAAAGTTAGAAACAATGAAATTTGCACAGAAATATAATTAAAAAAACAAATACAAATGTAACTTATAAATCCTgaatgttcggattttaagcatatcatcgcaaacgttttttcatggcaactttacttgggcgagGTGGCAACTTTAGTTGTTAAAACATGAAAACTTTATCCTAGTTCATTTTTTTGTCAGAAAATTGCTATGTTTACCAACCTCGAGTGAAATAaagttgccatgcttaaaatctggttatttttttaaataatacactttttttattaatttacaaaAATAATACGCTGattaattattttttaaaaaataatacacAGTCGGCCAGGTCGCAGTCGACTGACCCCTAATTGGCTTCCCTAAAACCGATTAGTACTAATTGGTTTCCCTATAGCCCATAGGTGCATGCGTTCATTTTCTCACCCTCAATGTTTACCGCTTCTTGGTTTCGGCTTATATCTCGGGTGCACACCTAATATATTTCACATCAAAACATATTACCGAATACTACCGGAGGAACTCGGACGGAGAAAATGTCTATTGTATTATACCCTTGAAGCGTGCGAAGCAACAACGAACGACGGCCTTCACTCGCAGTAGCCGGAGCCGGAGACTCCACCACCctaccggagcttcgccggagccaGCTCCGGTTATTGAAGGTCACCGTTCGATATTGCTTCACACGTTTCAGAGGTATAATTCAACATACATTTTCTTTGTTATCGTTGCTTCGCACGCTTGAAGCGGAAACGTTGAGGGTGAGAAAATGCATGCATGCACCTATCCGCTACAGGGAAGCCAATTAGTACTAATCTGCTTCGGGGAAGCCAATTAGTCCCATTCGGCCTCCCCATAGCGACATGAATCCAATCGGCTTCCCTATAGCTGACGGGAGCCAGTTGGCTCGACCTGGCTGActatgtattatttttgaaaaataaCTAATCGGCGTATTATTTTTGTAAACtaataaaaaatatattttttagaaaaattagCTAAAATCCGAATGTTCAGGATTTATCATGTCCGTAAAAATATTCCTTAAATCTTTTAAAATATGACATTAAGTAATTAAATCTATGCTAATTAACATATATGCAATAATAGTCTTGTTGTGAAGGTCTCGTTGCCAAAATATCAAATATATAAAAGAGGGCACACGGTTGTACATAAATTGCCCGAATTTATAGTTTGGGTAAGTCAGTTTCGTGGTAGAAGAAAGAAGGAGGAAAGGCCGAGCTTCGAGGACAAGCCAGAGGCGACGTAGTTCACCGCGGTGGCTCAGGCGGATTTAGGGGGTGTTTGGTTGCAAGGGACTAGAGTTTTTTGGTGGGCCAGGGACTAAAGAAAAAAGACCCTTCAGAAGAGTCTTTTTAGTCCCTGTagaaaaagtccctcctgtttagtTACATAGGGACTAAAAGGGACCTTTTTTAGTCTAGTCCCTGTAATCAGGCACCCCCTTAgtattaattcccacttgatttagAGAGCGCCCTGGCTGGAGGTTTTAGTAGAACTACTTACTACGTCGAGCTGACTTCGGCGGGATGCCACCTTGCTTCTCTTGCTAGCCGCTAATCttcggacgagacttgcctgctcccccggcgtgtgcccatccgtgctcccgcgtacgtggcttgttttgattggaacaaaataaggcccggccccacccccttaaaatcagggaaGAGATGATTAgattaaaaaaagaaaagaaaaaaaaacagccatacgatgaagtgggagcacggatggaagCACGGGAAGGGAGCAGGCAATCCGGATCCCTAATCTTCCACCCGTGTGGTCAGTTTTCTCTTCATTTTTTGGCATGTTTGCCCATTTTTTCTTTAAAAGGGATTACCTcccccgatttcattaaagaaaccaagtCGTTTCCAACCAAAACGCATCCGCCTACCAAACAAATACCACCAAATCTGAGCACTAAGGACCTAGCTGATCAAAACTCTCTTACAGGACTACAGATATTAACTTGGTGTAAACGACTTGTTTGTCTTGTTACCCCAACAAACTTATATTTACTTTTGTTGCAATTGGACATTTTATATGGACTCACCATGGTtgatttatctataaagcgggataAAAGACTGTTTCTACGGTGTCTATTTCTCTTCTACTAATGGATGTTGATGATTGCATGCATGGATGACGGCCAGAACGACGACTTCATCAACCGAATGGTGCTGAAATTTCTGGCCCAATCATCCGGGACACTACCAGCAGGCATCGGCCTAGGGCTCCACCCGCTGGATGTCTTTCGCCGGAGCATGCTCACTGGTAAGCACCACAAAATCCGGAGCCCCCAGGACATTGAGGACGACAACGCCATCATCCGGTCAGCTGTGGAGCTCTACGAAGCCGGGATCCAGTTCAAGCCGAGCAAGACGTTGAGCctgcacgacatccggttccggcgCGGCACGCTGAGCATGCCGACGGTGTCGGTGGACGACTCCACCGAGTACATGTTCCTCAACATGATGGCGTTCGAGCGGCTGCATGCTGGAGCTGGCAACGACGTGACCGGCTATGTCTTCTTCATGGACAACATCATCGACTCGGCCAAGGACGTGGCGCTGCTGAGCTCCAAGGGCATCATCCAGAACGCCATCGGTAGCGACCAAGCCGTGGCCAAGCTGTTCAACACCATTTCTAGGGACGTGGTGCTCGAGCCCAACAGCGCGCTCGATGCCGTGCAGCGACAGGTCAATGGCTACTTCCGGCAGCCATGGAACATGTGGCGCGCCAACCTCATCCACACCTACTTCAGGAGCCCGTGGGCGTTCCTCTCCCTTGCggccgccgtcttcctcctcggCATGACCGTCATGCAGACCGTCTACACCGTGCTGCAGTTCTACGGTGGTGACAACAACAGCCCGCCGCCATCGGCACCATCTCCTATGTGAGCCAGCCGGCCGCAAAAACTTAATAAGGAAGTACCTGCTACTCGATCTTGCTGCATGAATTCATTTTGTTTTCTGTTTGAGGTTTTGTTGTTGTCGTACATCGTCAAGCCTCTGGGTTATCTGGACTGTGCAGGAGTGAAGATAGCATGTGTTGTGTTTGTGACTTTGTGTTGCGTTCGTTATGATTCAACTTATTTTCACAATTGTACATGAGACACGGTCGTTGCTGAGTATTTGGGCGTGTTTCGAGTGTAAATGTTACGCCCTATGACCAATGGATAAATCCTCCCCTAGCGATTAAATTCGCCAGGGGAACCTCCCCATCTGACGTTCGACATTCATGAACTGGTGGGATCCTTTTTAAGCTGCTAGCTAATTACCTAGTGTTGTTGCTTGAGTTCATGTTCGTGATGGTGATCGATCGCCACACAGTGGAAGTGGCTGATGATCATGGGACGTTATTGACCGGCTGATGTTGTAGTGTTGGCTAATAAGACCGCTCTCAATGCTCCACCGTGGCACTATCTGTATGCAATACTTCTTTTGTTTATATGTCATCAAAAATATATGATCGAAAATTCTTTCAAATGTGCATCCAATGACATACTTTTTGTGGTGTATGAACAATTCCTCATAATCCTTGTAGCATGGTAATATGGTCTCAACCAACTTTTGATGGCAGGTCAGGAATTTATTCTCCAAAAGCTTGCCTGTTCTTAGTGAATAAACTCTTGTGATCATTTCGCGACCTTTCGGATGTtgtggctggagtgaaaaccgtcgaggttgctcaagcaaggcgtttTCCTTTCTGcctttgtcgaggtagccgagagcgtggggcAATGTAACGGTGTAGTTAGGGGCGCGACGGTGTGCCGGGAATAAAACATCAATGCCATCGAGGCAATCATTATGGAGGGTGGCGATGCCGAAGGCGATGTTATCAAACCGTTGTAGACGAGGTGCCGTACAGGGGTTGCcaagctcggggacgcgtcgggatGAAGGCACGTGACGGTGTTGCCAGCATCGGGAATGCGTAGACAGGAGCAGTATGAATTGTACGCCATGTCAGGGGACCAACGGAGGAGGCCTCCAAGAGAGAAATGGTGCAAACAGGCATGGGGATAAAAGGTGGTGATGTTTCTCACGGTTTCCAGAGTAAACAAAGTGGTTGGGGATGATGATGACGACTCTGGCGACAAGCATGTGCTAGACGAAGATGAACGGTGGTCGGCAGAACTAGAGGTAGCCTAAAGGGGCGATGTTGGTTATCTGTAGAAGCGTGGAGGCTGTGCTCGAAGTACACAAGAAAGAACCCAAAAGTGTGACGAAGACCATGTGCCGACTGTGGTGATCCTGTGCCTAGACAGACGACGCGGCGCGTGTCACAATAGATGTCAAGGTGCGGGAACGACGAGGTGGACCACATGTGGCGACCCTGCGGCTCTTAGGAGCGACATAGCTGCAGTCGTTTATTGGTATAGTTAGGGAAGGACCTCGGGGCAGCGACACTGCGATCTAAAGAGACGACACACCAACAACCCATTGCTCGATCGGTGAAGAATTATGCGTACTTGATAGACTTTCAAGGAATCCTGCAAAGACACGCAGCTGCAACTGATCAGACCGGAAGTGTGAGGTGCGGGACAGGATCTTGCCACGCTGCAATCTTTGACTAGCGGCAGGCCATGCAGCGCGGGGCGGCGGGCCATCGCAGGAGGACGCGGGCGGTGGCCGCCAACACGTCCAGCTTGGCTGCATCACGTTGTGCAGCAGCTTGGCAATATCACAAGCACCTATCCCGCACTCCTGCAGGGACacaacattgggcttgagcaccttgTCAAGGTCGCTCGAGAGAAGCTTGGATTGATCCTTCTTGAGCAGCGGGCGCAAGTTCTCGAATGAGCCGAAGAGGGGCAGGTCGTAGCGCAGCTTAGGGACGATGGCTCTGGCGCGGAAGCGGCAGTGGACAAGCGAGACGAGGCCGCCAATCTCGGAACGCGACAGCCCGAGGTCGGTGAGGCCGTCCACGACGGGGACCAGGGTTCTCTCCACGCCGGCGCAGAGGAGGCGGCGGAGTAAGGAGAAGGCAGAGGTGGCGGAGGAGGAGATGATATGGGAAGCGATGCGCTGCTGGAGATggagcatggcggcggcggcgacaccaCCAGCGGTGAGGAAGATATTTCTGATGGGATTTGCAACGGCAAGTGCGTGTGCTGGTCACTAGTGAGCGGTGTGTGGACTCTACTGGGCTGAGGTTTCGGCCTTTTATGTGTCCCCTCTCTTTCGGCCTTTAGATGTTTAACATTTATATCtattgtatatgaaaaatgtacaatgtgtatgataaaaagtagacatcaaaacatatatgtCAAGTAAATTTTAatcatgtacttcctccgttccaaaatagatgacccaactttgtactaaagttagtacaaagttgagtcatctattttgaaacggagggagtattttttaatGTGTCTCAAAAAAAATTCAGATGTATAGAAAAAATGTAGAGCATATTTTAAAAATTGAACATAGAAAtataaattttataaaatgttcatcatctaaagaaaatgttaaacatgtacttaaagaatgttaaatgtgtataaaaatgtgtAAGATGTATACAAAAATGTAGAACGTGAATTAAAGAATGAACATAAAAACATAAATATAGTAAattattgatcatgtatataaatgttaatcatgtacttaaaaatgttaaatttgtacAAGAAGGTATTCTAGATGTATATGTAAAATGTacaacatgtatttaaaaattgaacATAAAAATACAAGTTTATATAAAATGTTTATCACGTAAAAAAATGTTAAttatatatttgaaaaaaattaaactTGTACTGAAAAATGTCTCTAATGTATAAAAAATACAAAATTTCTATGAAAATGTAGTCATCAAACAATTTTTtaaatgttaaccatgtatttcaaaatattaaATATATAGATGAAAAATGTTCCCGATGTACGAAAAATGTAGACATTTGTTGAAGAATAAAAAGGAAAACTGAAGAACGATCATGAAAACCGAAGGAATGGAAGAAGGAAACAAAGATAAAAAACCCAATGATAAACAAGATGGAAACAATGAAAACaaacaaagaaagaaaggaaaataaaaccaGTGTAAACCCGAAAAGagactaagcaaaaaaggaaagaaaaaaccaGTGAAAACCGTGAAAAATGAAGAACACtgatgaaaaaaaaaagaaaacaggagaGAAGCAGTGAAGAAACCGAGAAAACTGGAGAGGAAACAAAGTACCAACAGGAAAAAAGaagcaaaaaaaacaaagaaaaaccacAGTGAGCACACAACCAGCGAACGAACGCGTGTGAAACAAGTGGGTCGGCCCAGTATTGTACGCACGCAGGAAGGTCCTCAGCGAGACGGAACGTACCCTCGCTATAGGCGATATATAGATCGTATGGGTGAAGGTCGTTCATGAGCAGTGGGTGGACTCTATTGAGCTGAGGTTTTGGTCTTTTATGGGCCTCCGTTTTTCTTTCAAGTTTCCAAGTCGAAACCCCTGAAATTTTATTTGGAGACCCCAATGGTTGGCTCACGGACCCCGTGAGGTCAGCGTGAACCATTTTAAAGATTCGCTAAGAAGCCTTCGCTAtatgaggaaccttctcaatgttttggtTCGCTAAGAAACCTTCCCCGCACGAACCCTGCGCTAGTCAGACAACTTCTCGGCCCAACACCATTCTCTTTTACACAGAAAAAAAAGTGTAAACAAGATTTGCCATGATTTGTCTATAAGTTGAAGTTTTTTTGGCCATTTCAAGTCCAGGTATTAAAAACTTGCCATCTTCAAAACACAAAAAAAATTGCCATATTATATGGCATAGCAATGATGCTTGTTAAAGTAAAAACTAGTAGCATAACACTTTTTTAAAATTGTAGAAACATGATTTCGATGCGATTTTTAaatttgataaacataattttggtTTTGGTCAATCTGGTTCAACTAGATAGGTATCTTATGTCGTTGAATTTATTGGCATGTGAAGATGTTTGGGACATTCCTATTATGCCAGGGAGTGCAATTTTGATGTACTGAGAAGTCGTGAGTATAATTCTTTAGTCCTatgtcaagtactccctccgtttcaaaataaatgtCTTGACCCTAGTACAAATTTATACTAGAactagtataaagttgagacacttattttgagacggaggaagtagtttATTAACCATGGATGTTTTGTCTCGCAACTCCATCTCTCCTATACATGTGCTGGTTAGGGCACTTGT is drawn from Triticum dicoccoides isolate Atlit2015 ecotype Zavitan chromosome 6B, WEW_v2.0, whole genome shotgun sequence and contains these coding sequences:
- the LOC119320472 gene encoding UPF0481 protein At3g47200-like: MAAAGGSSSKRTWVVDVEKRLKEADKSADVSRWERHCIYQVPPCMTNIKSKAYQPQVVSLGPFHHGDRDLRPMEEHKHRALRQLLLRANRPLDDFVAAVEDVLGELEGAYMDLDGEWRDGGGRERFLAMMIFDGCFLLEVMRCTAADGKQVAGYAHNDPIFSPHGILYMVPYIRRDVLMLENQLPLLLLQKLIEVESGKPPNDDFINRMVLKFLAQSSGTLPAGIGLGLHPLDVFRRSMLTGKHHKIRSPQDIEDDNAIIRSAVELYEAGIQFKPSKTLSLHDIRFRRGTLSMPTVSVDDSTEYMFLNMMAFERLHAGAGNDVTGYVFFMDNIIDSAKDVALLSSKGIIQNAIGSDQAVAKLFNTISRDVVLEPNSALDAVQRQVNGYFRQPWNMWRANLIHTYFRSPWAFLSLAAAVFLLGMTVMQTVYTVLQFYGGDNNSPPPSAPSPM